A single genomic interval of Xiphophorus couchianus chromosome 2, X_couchianus-1.0, whole genome shotgun sequence harbors:
- the b4galnt3b gene encoding beta-1,4-N-acetylgalactosaminyltransferase 3: MIMEFFPLKKLRRNGKYFLFAAILLVGLLAVYHEMVAARAWSSDVGVDPDSSNWRRAMLNQKGREDGRPDWVEDPDSWRSSFTPQAWKPEFKGQANLHVFEDWCGTSTADLRKNLHYPLYPHSRTRVKKLAVSPQWTNYGLRIFGYLHPYTDGDFVFAVSSDDNSELWLSTDQSPLNVQLLAWVGKTGTEWTAPGEFEKYASQTSRPVRLSAQKRYFFEVIHKQNDRGTDHVEVAWQLLDHNFRFTVIESKHISLYVDESDLRMNYVTHIPQTVASHEHTSSKQRSSAAVDMLREDPRDTLYQVHLINSKYLQGILPDCTYNPTYTIKDFPLLRYQGLQFVQMSYIYPNDYTRLTHMERENTCFYPESSYYKKMYGFSRYMRFDRPDTHKKGNGDIDFGLQSIKSVHEQEKDIFGYNAKHREKETKADQMKNNVYPDYGDDYDDYVQNRRRKLFSFATRGIDDTLDKSPDERERIKDFQNRKEKGAVPQPQKEAGKTPKKVFEQDPHQNRTEFKHEGSIKKVELKTKTKVRSAKIQKVKATAKPKQTNSSALIGNGEIKAKQQLAILQNRNPRYSKTNHTQIQKLKKSPIEREDRPGAMPQKPTAVNRQKLPETEKVLHPDINSHFTTTNRNGNQFIGKSSETETDPRKALREKEIELNKPLQQDLDNHNNSDKMSTRGKTFKKKSYLRGEWDHAGEEDGDHNRTEIKRNATHRDSDSMWEQQGDMAIDPDEEDLTPAPVFDTQVNWNQTFQVNHLDLQSQRSDWIDLSCNVSGNLLLNPSDALAVVRAFMDRLNEKHKGRFTLVRVLNVVKRVDGYRGSRYLLELELKDANGQLLRLTHYIYTLIRHNPWRSQDFIFQRSQPQLVLCNPVGFRWNPDATVHFIVPVKNQARWVQQLITDMEEVFRKTGDSNFNLIITDYSSTDMDVEQILQKSSLPRYQYVKLSGNFERSAGLQAGIDLIDDDHSIVFLCDLHIHFPSSIVDTIRKHCVEGHMAFAPIVLRLNCGSTPSDARGYWEVNGFGLLGIYKSDLDAIGGMNTREFRERWGGEDWELLDRILQGGLEVERIYLRNFFHRYHSKRGMWNRKMSASQT; this comes from the exons GTGTTGATCCCGACAGCAGCAACTGGAGGAGAGCCATGCTAAATCAAAAG GGGAGAGAAGATGGTCGACCAGACTGGGTGGAGGATCCAGACTCTTGGAGGTCCAGCTTCACTCCACAAGCATGGAAaccagag TTTAAGGGACAGGCCAATCTGCATGTGTTTGAGGATTGGTGCGGCACCTCTACCGCAGACCTGCGCAAGAACCTACACTACCCCCTGTATCCACAT TCCAGGACCAGAGTCAAGAAACTTGCTGTTTCTCCTCAGTGGACCAACTATGGACTCAGGATATTTGGATATTTACATCCATATACAGATG GAGACTTTGTGTTTGCAGTGAGCTCTGATGACAACTCTGAGCTTTGGCTCAGTACAGATCAATCCCCGCTTAATGTCCAGTTGCTGGCGTGGGTCGGAAAG ACCGGTACGGAATGGACGGCCCCGGGGGAGTTTGAGAAATATGCCAGTCAGACCTCCAGACCAGTTAG GCTTTCAGCTCAAAAGAGATACTTTTTTGAAGTTATTCACAAGCAAAATGACAGAGGGACTGACCATGTGGAGGTGGCT tGGCAGCTATTGGACCACAACTTCAGATTTACGGTTATTGAGTCGAAACACATCTCCCTTTATGTTG ATGAGTCTGACTTGAGGATGAACTATGTCACCCACATACCACAGACAGTTGCGAGTCATGAGCACACCTCCTCAAAGCAGCGCAGTAGTGCTGCAGTAGACATGCTGAGGGAAGACCCGAGAGACACACTCTACCAAG tccATCTGATAAACAGCAAGTATCTACAAGGCATTCTTCCTGACTGCACATATAACCCCACCTACACGATCAAAGACTTCCCTCTGCTTCGTTACCAAGGACTGCAGTTT GTTCAGATGTCCTACATCTACCCGAACGACTACACCCGGCTCACACACATGGAGAGAGAAAACACCTGCTTCTACCCAGAGAGCTCCTATTACAAGAAGAT GTATGGTTTCTCTAGGTACATGAGATTTGACCGCCCAGATACtcacaaaaaaggaaatggaGACAtag ATTTTGGTTTGCAGAGTATAAAGTCAGTCCATGAGCAGGAGAAGGACATCTTTGGCTACAACGCcaaacacagagagaaggaAACAAAAGCAGACCAGATGAAGAACAATGTCTACCCAGACTACGGAGATGATTATGACGATTATGTGCAGAACCGCCGGCGCAAACTTTTCTCCTTTGCCACAAGAGGAATTGATGATACACTGGACAAATCTCCTGATGAAAGAGAACGCATAAAAGACTTtcagaatagaaaagaaaagggtGCTGTTCCACAACCTCAAAAGGAGGCAGGCAAAACACCTAAAAAGGTATTCGAACAAGATCCGCATCAAAACAGGACGGAGTTTAAACATGAAGGCTCAATTAAAAAAGtagaactgaaaacaaaaacaaaggttaGATCAGCAAAGATACAGAAAGTCAAAGCCACCGCAAAACCAAAGCAAACTAATTCTTCAGCCCTTATTGGTAACGGAGAAATTAAAGCAAAGCAACAACTAGCCATTCTGCAGAATCGAAACCCGAGatattcaaaaacaaaccatacTCAAATCCAGAAACTCAAAAAGTCTCCAATTGAAAGAGAGGACAGGCCTGGAGCTATGCCTCAAAAACCCACTGCGGTCAACAGGCAGAAGCTTCCAGAGACAGAAAAGGTTCTCCATCCGGATATCAACAGTCATTTCACTACTACAAACAGAAATGGCAACCAGTTTATCGGAAAATCAAGTGAAACGGAAACTGATCCCAGAAAAGCTCTCCGGGAAAAGGAGATAGAGCTGAATAAGCCTTTACAACAAGACCTAGATAATCACAACAATAGCGATAAAATGAGTACTcgaggaaaaacatttaaaaagaaatcttactTGAGGGGAGAGTGGGATCATGCAGGGGAAGAAGATGGTGATCACAACAGAACTGAGATCAAAAGAAATGCAACCCATAGAGATTCAGATTCCATGTGGGAGCAACAAGGAGACATGGCTATAGATCCTGATGAAGAGGACCTCACTCCAGCGCCAGTTTTTGATACTCAGGTCAACTGGAACCAGACCTTCCAGGTTAACCACCTGGACCTGCAGTCGCAGCGTTCCGACTGGATCGACCTTTCCTGCAATGTCTCCGGAAACCTGCTGCTGAACCCCAGTGATGCTCTGGCTGTTGTTCGTGCCTTTATGGATCGTCTTAATGAAAAGCACAAGGG GCGATTCACATTGGTTCGCGTGCTTAATGTTGTTAAGCGTGTGGACGGATACAGGGGCAGCCGCTACCTCTTGGAGTTGGAGCTGAAGGATGCCAATGGCCAGCTGCTGCGTCTGACGCATTACATCTACACTCTGATTCGCCACAACCCGTGGCGCAGCCAGGACTTTATCTTCCAGCGCTCGCAACCTCAGCTGGTTTTGTGCAACCCGGTGGGGTTCCGCTGGAATCCCGATGCCACTGTTCATTTCATAGTGCCTG TAAAAAACCAAGCCCGGTGGGTGCAACAGCTGATTACAGATATGGAGGAAGTGTTCAGAAAAACCGGAGATTCAAATTTTAACCTGATCATCACTGACTACAGCAGCACAGACATGGACGTGGAACAGATTCTGCAGAAATCCTCACTCCCCAG ATACCAGTATGTGAAGCTGAGTGGGAACTTTGAGCGCTCGGCTGGTCTGCAAGCAGGAATTGATCTAATAGAC GATGACCACAGCATCGTGTTTCTTTGTGATCTTCACATCCAtttcccttcttcaattgttgACACAATCAGGAAGCATTGCGTGGAGGGACACATGGCTTTTGCTCCCATAGTCCTCAGACTGAACTGTGGCAGTACACCATCAGACGCCAGAG GTTACTGGGAAGTGAATGGTTTTGGTTTACTGGGGATCTATAAATCTGACCTGGATGCCATTGGAGGAATGAACACTAGGGAGTTCAGAGAGCGATGGGGAGGAGAAGACTGGGAGCTCCTCGACAG GATCCTCCAAGGTGGGCTGGAAGTGGAGAGGATCTACTTGAGGAACTTTTTCCACCGCTATCACTCTAAACGAGGCATGTGGAACCGGAAGATGTCAGCGAGCCAAACGTGA